A single region of the Malaclemys terrapin pileata isolate rMalTer1 chromosome 2, rMalTer1.hap1, whole genome shotgun sequence genome encodes:
- the LOC128831645 gene encoding uncharacterized protein LOC128831645: MQVSHCIVVPLLDNSFHPTINLSLDQSTREVHFLDTTVQISDGHINTTLYRKPTNRYAYLHASSFQPGHTTRSIVYSQALRYNRICSNPSDRDQHLQDLHQAFSKLRYPQEEIRKQINRARHLPRSLLLQDKLKKETNRTPLAITYSPQLKPLQRIISDLQPILDNDPSLSQTLGGRPVLAHRQPANLKHILTSNHAPHHNNSNSGTNPCNKSRCQLCPHIYTSNTITGPNQISHNITGSFTCTSTNVIYAIMCQQCPSAMYLGQIGQSLRKRINGHKSDIRNGNIQKPVGEHFNLPGHTIADLKVAILQQKNFRKEKLLSFSSFADLTPSAQD, from the coding sequence atgcaggtgagtcattgcattgtagttcccttgctggacaacagcttccaccccaccatcaacctcagcctggaccaatctacacgggaggtccacttcctagacaccacggtacaaataagtgatggtcacattaacaccaccctataccgaaaacccaccaaccgctatgcctaccttcatgcctccagcttccaacctggacacaccacacgatccatcgtctacagccaagcgctgaggtacaaccgcatttgctccaacccctcagacagagaccaacacctacaagatcttcaccaagcattctcaaaattGCGATACCCGCaggaggaaataaggaaacaaatcaacagagccagacatctacccagaagcctcctgctacaagacaagctcaagaaagaaaccaacagaactccactggccatcacctacagtcctcaacttaaacctctccaacgcatcatcagtgatctacaacccatcctggacaacgatccctcgctttcacagaccttgggaggcaggccagtcctcgcccacagacaacccgccaaccttaagcatattctcaccagcaaccacgcaccgcaccataacaactctaactcaggaaccaatccatgcaacaaatctcgatgccaactctgcccacatatctacaccagcaacaccatcacaggacctaaccagatcagccacaacatcaccggttcattcacctgcacgtccaccaatgtaatatacgccatcatgtgccagcaatgcccctctgctatgtacctcggccaaattggacagtcactacgtaaaaggataaatggacacaagtcagatattaggaatggcaatatacaaaaacctgtaggagaacacttcaacctccctggccacacaatagcagatttaaaggtagccatcctgcagcaaaaaaacttcaggaaagagaaactgctgagcttcagttcatttgcagatttgacaccatcagctcaggattaa